The Echinicola jeungdonensis genome segment ACACCTGAAACGAAATGGTAAAATTATGTCCGAAAAGCAAACTGATATGTTTCGTATGGATTTCATGAAGCCCGGATTTAGAATAAACCATTTTGGAACATATCAATATAAAATCTGCTGTTTCTTCTATTTTTGGCCTTTGGTCTGTATTTAATATATCCTCAACAAATAGGGGGGATGTTGAATATTTCCGCCAATTGATTGTTGGTTTCCAGGTTATTGAAGCTGGTGATATTGAGCCAAAACTTATGTTCCTATTGGTGTAAAAAATCCATCAGTAGGGAAGAATCTTTAATAAGTTGTTTTTCAAAAAAATGATCCCTGTAAAGGTAAAGTTCCAGGGACGTTTTGGGAGAGGAATAATAAGTAGTCATTTACTTATTCTTTTTCTTTTAGGTCGAAAGTTTTTAATACCTCCAGTAATTTTTTGTGAGTAAGTGGCTTTTCAATAAAGCCAGATACGCAGGGGTATTCCTCTGATTTTTTTCGGTCTTGAAAATCAATAGAACTGGATAACATGACGATAACATCCTTTCTGTTTTGGCATTTTTCCAAATACAATTTTAAAAAATCCCACCCATTCATCACAGGCATGTTAATATCCAATAATATTAATAGTTTTTTTTGAGATGAGGTTTCTAAAATGGCATTGAGAGCATTTTCAGCTTCCAGATATTCTTCCACCTCGGAATTAAACTCAAGTTTACTGATTAACCTTTTATTGATTAGGTTGTTGATGGGATCGTCGTCTATTAAAACAATTGA includes the following:
- a CDS encoding response regulator, coding for MQSFDSIVLIDDDPINNLINKRLISKLEFNSEVEEYLEAENALNAILETSSQKKLLILLDINMPVMNGWDFLKLYLEKCQNRKDVIVMLSSSIDFQDRKKSEEYPCVSGFIEKPLTHKKLLEVLKTFDLKEKE